The following proteins come from a genomic window of Fontisubflavum oceani:
- a CDS encoding MarC family protein gives MDLATAIPAFVALFVIIDPIGMAPLFVAMTQGMSARARRGIAIRACLVALALLTLFGVAGEAVLNFLGISMPAFRMAGGILLFLTALDMLFERRTPRRQGQAEAAHAEDPSVFPLAIPLIAGPGSITTMILLAGQPGTDALHVAMIHGVMALVLLCVFALFLLASPLERLLGPVGINVVTRILGMLLAALSVQFVIDGLRDLQVI, from the coding sequence ATGGACCTCGCCACCGCCATCCCGGCCTTTGTTGCACTCTTCGTGATCATCGACCCGATTGGCATGGCGCCGCTTTTCGTGGCCATGACCCAAGGCATGAGCGCCCGGGCCCGGCGCGGCATCGCGATCCGCGCCTGTTTGGTCGCCCTGGCTCTTTTGACCCTGTTCGGCGTTGCCGGGGAAGCCGTATTGAATTTCCTAGGGATATCAATGCCCGCTTTCCGTATGGCCGGTGGCATTCTGTTGTTTCTCACGGCGCTCGACATGTTGTTTGAGCGCCGCACGCCGCGCCGTCAGGGGCAAGCTGAGGCCGCCCATGCCGAGGACCCGTCGGTCTTTCCCCTGGCGATCCCGCTCATCGCCGGGCCGGGGTCGATCACCACCATGATCCTGCTGGCCGGACAGCCCGGCACCGACGCGCTCCATGTCGCGATGATCCATGGGGTGATGGCGCTGGTGTTGCTCTGCGTCTTTGCGCTTTTTCTTCTGGCCAGCCCGCTGGAACGTCTGCTTGGCCCGGTCGGGATCAATGTGGTCACCCGAATCTTGGGCATGTTGCTTGCGGCCTTGTCTGTTCAATTTGTCATCGACGGGTTGCGCGATTTGCAGGTGATTTAA
- a CDS encoding retropepsin-like aspartic protease family protein, with amino-acid sequence MVADQIASLIYLGLFGTVIAGYFLFANRHQMGKVAQMAAVWVFIFLGAIVAVGVWQDVRDTVAPRQSAAMDGTVIEVPRAPDGHYYLIMEINEVPVRFVVDTGASDMVLAEQDAIRAGVDMDRLIFSGRALTANGMVETAPVRLDQVALEGVVDTGVRAVVNAGQMEESLLGMAYLDRFDRIEIADGQLVLTR; translated from the coding sequence ATGGTTGCGGATCAAATCGCGTCGCTGATCTATTTGGGCCTCTTTGGCACTGTTATTGCTGGATATTTCCTGTTCGCGAACCGGCACCAGATGGGCAAGGTCGCGCAGATGGCGGCGGTCTGGGTTTTCATTTTCCTGGGCGCGATCGTCGCCGTCGGTGTCTGGCAGGATGTGCGCGACACGGTCGCCCCAAGGCAATCCGCGGCGATGGACGGCACGGTGATCGAAGTACCGCGCGCACCGGACGGGCATTATTATCTGATCATGGAGATCAACGAGGTGCCGGTCCGTTTTGTGGTGGATACTGGTGCGTCGGATATGGTTCTGGCCGAGCAAGACGCGATCCGCGCCGGTGTGGATATGGACCGGCTGATCTTTTCGGGCCGGGCCTTGACCGCCAATGGCATGGTCGAAACCGCGCCCGTGCGCTTGGATCAGGTCGCTTTGGAAGGCGTGGTGGATACCGGCGTGCGGGCGGTTGTGAATGCCGGGCAGATGGAAGAGAGCCTGCTTGGCATGGCCTATCTGGACCGGTTCGACCGGATCGAAATCGCCGACGGGCAATTGGTGCTCACCCGCTGA
- a CDS encoding leucyl aminopeptidase, with protein MTSPISISFVETDLDQMREREGKIAVFATEDGKIDASARRANRLTKGAVARLLDSEKWGKVKEGEGVAMSFPTGLLATALMVVKLPRRPSIELARKTGATLAKFKGDEALLVGAGNLTRIDEISLGLALRAYAFTDHKTETETEAGAATIMCSKPEEVAAAAKPAMALAEGVFFTRDLVSEPANVLTTNDFAARLAAMQEIGLEVEILEEDELGKLGMGALLGVGQGSDAPSKVVVMQWNGGGDEAPLALVGKGVVFDTGGISLKPAAGMEDMTMDMGGAGVVSGVMRALALRKAKANVVGLVGLVENMPGPNAQRPGDVVKSMKGDTIEVINTDAEGRLVLADVMWYAQDRFKPAAMVDLATLTGAIIIGLGHENAGVFSNDDGFCDAFLKAAATEGEGAWRMPLGAGYDKMLKSNVADMKNIGGRPAGSITAAQFLQRFVKDDTPWIHLDIAGVASVKSDTVLAPKGATGWGVLALDRLVRDRYEG; from the coding sequence ATGACCAGCCCGATCTCCATTTCCTTTGTCGAAACCGATCTCGATCAGATGCGCGAGCGCGAGGGCAAGATTGCCGTTTTCGCGACCGAAGATGGCAAGATCGATGCCAGCGCCCGGCGCGCCAACCGGCTGACAAAGGGGGCGGTCGCGCGGCTTCTGGATTCGGAGAAATGGGGCAAGGTGAAAGAAGGCGAAGGGGTTGCGATGAGCTTCCCAACCGGGCTTCTGGCCACGGCCCTGATGGTCGTAAAGCTGCCGCGCCGTCCGTCAATCGAGTTGGCGCGGAAAACTGGCGCGACGCTGGCGAAATTCAAAGGGGATGAGGCGCTGTTGGTTGGGGCGGGCAACCTGACCCGGATTGATGAGATCTCGCTCGGCCTGGCGCTCCGAGCCTATGCTTTCACCGATCACAAGACCGAGACAGAAACCGAAGCCGGGGCGGCCACCATCATGTGCTCGAAACCCGAAGAGGTTGCCGCCGCCGCCAAACCCGCGATGGCCTTGGCCGAAGGCGTGTTCTTCACTCGCGATCTGGTCAGCGAACCGGCCAATGTCTTGACCACAAATGACTTCGCCGCACGCCTGGCCGCGATGCAGGAAATCGGCCTGGAGGTCGAAATCCTCGAAGAAGACGAGCTTGGCAAACTGGGCATGGGCGCGCTCTTGGGCGTTGGCCAAGGGTCGGACGCGCCCTCGAAGGTCGTCGTCATGCAGTGGAATGGCGGTGGCGATGAAGCGCCGCTGGCGCTCGTCGGCAAAGGTGTGGTCTTCGACACTGGCGGGATCAGTTTGAAACCGGCGGCTGGCATGGAAGACATGACCATGGATATGGGCGGTGCGGGGGTCGTTTCCGGCGTCATGCGGGCGCTTGCCCTGCGCAAGGCCAAGGCCAATGTCGTGGGGCTTGTCGGTTTGGTTGAGAACATGCCGGGGCCAAATGCGCAGCGCCCGGGCGACGTGGTCAAATCGATGAAGGGCGACACGATTGAGGTGATCAACACCGATGCCGAGGGGCGTTTGGTTCTGGCCGATGTGATGTGGTACGCCCAGGACCGGTTCAAACCCGCCGCCATGGTTGATCTGGCGACTTTGACCGGCGCGATCATCATCGGCTTGGGCCATGAAAACGCGGGCGTTTTTTCCAATGATGACGGGTTCTGTGATGCGTTCCTGAAGGCCGCCGCGACCGAGGGAGAAGGCGCTTGGCGGATGCCTTTGGGTGCGGGTTACGACAAAATGCTGAAATCCAACGTGGCGGATATGAAAAACATCGGCGGGCGGCCCGCCGGTTCGATCACTGCGGCGCAATTCCTGCAACGCTTTGTGAAAGACGACACGCCCTGGATCCACCTCGATATCGCCGGCGTCGCCTCGGTCAAATCAGACACCGTCTTGGCCCCGAAAGGCGCGACGGGCTGGGGCGTTCTGGCGCTCGACCGTTTGGTGCGCGACCGCTACGAGGGCTGA
- the lptF gene encoding LPS export ABC transporter permease LptF, protein MGRYDRYILSQLLVLFGFFSLVLISVYWINRAVDLFDSLIADGQNLAVFLEFTALSLPQIMLTVLPVSAFVATLYIFNRMISESELVVLQTAGMGAIRLLRPIIIFGLVLATLVSILAHVLAPAARSQFNDRSVEVTQDMTGRLLREGQFIHPTGGVTVYIRDITELGEFRDVFLQDRSSASSETTYVAQRALLVRSEAGPRLVMFDGLAQTLTPEDQRLSVVEFDDFTYDIAGLIEAPDSRRYDLGELSTPVLLAADPDFAAEQGFQRKQMQFEGHSRIARAIFVLMVPAIAAATLMLGSFSRFGVWPQILLAVTLIIPLQITWNAAEAVALRDGGHVWFVYAQPALATLIVTGLILWSMRARRPRRQVAA, encoded by the coding sequence GTGGGGCGGTATGACCGGTATATCCTGTCGCAACTGCTGGTATTGTTCGGCTTTTTCAGCCTCGTGCTGATCTCGGTCTATTGGATCAACCGCGCGGTGGACCTGTTCGACTCGCTGATCGCCGATGGTCAAAACCTCGCCGTGTTCCTGGAATTCACCGCGCTCAGCCTGCCCCAGATCATGTTGACGGTTCTGCCGGTGTCGGCCTTCGTGGCGACGCTGTATATCTTCAATCGGATGATCTCGGAAAGCGAGTTGGTGGTACTTCAAACCGCCGGAATGGGGGCGATCCGCCTATTGCGTCCGATCATCATCTTTGGCCTGGTTTTAGCGACCCTGGTCAGCATCTTGGCGCATGTGCTGGCCCCCGCCGCGCGAAGCCAGTTCAATGATCGCAGTGTCGAGGTCACACAAGATATGACCGGGCGGCTGCTGCGTGAGGGGCAGTTCATTCACCCCACAGGTGGCGTGACGGTCTATATCCGCGACATCACCGAACTGGGAGAGTTCCGCGACGTGTTCTTACAAGACCGCTCCTCGGCCAGCAGCGAGACGACATATGTCGCGCAACGGGCGCTATTGGTGCGGAGTGAGGCCGGGCCCCGCCTGGTCATGTTTGACGGGTTGGCGCAAACCCTCACACCGGAAGACCAACGCCTCTCCGTCGTCGAATTTGACGATTTCACCTATGATATTGCCGGCTTGATCGAGGCCCCGGACAGCCGCCGCTATGACCTGGGCGAACTCTCGACGCCGGTTTTGCTGGCAGCTGATCCGGATTTTGCGGCCGAGCAAGGATTTCAGCGCAAGCAGATGCAGTTTGAGGGCCATAGCCGGATTGCCCGTGCGATATTTGTGCTGATGGTCCCGGCCATCGCGGCGGCGACGCTGATGCTCGGCTCCTTCTCGCGATTTGGCGTCTGGCCGCAAATCCTCTTGGCGGTGACACTGATCATTCCATTACAAATCACCTGGAATGCCGCAGAAGCTGTTGCGCTGCGGGATGGCGGACATGTCTGGTTTGTCTATGCGCAGCCGGCTTTGGCAACCCTGATCGTAACGGGGTTGATCCTTTGGAGCATGCGGGCGCGGCGGCCCCGGCGACAGGTGGCTGCATGA
- the lptG gene encoding LPS export ABC transporter permease LptG: MILHLYIARRFLRAFIIVLGVFISILLPIDLAEQIRRIGNPDAGFGAALELALLNTPGTLYEMLPLFIMLATLFLFLGLARTSEMVVIRAAGRSALRSTMSPVIVAILLGILGIMVINPIVAATERQYAQTVSRYQTGEAQTVSISAEGLWLRQGSEAQQTVIRAERTNADGTVLQNASFFAFDEDGAMQSRIDADIARLELGAWELEQVKIWPLAGSSNPEAQAETQARFTLASTLTREQIRDSFGSPSTVPIYELPRFIEQLNTAGFAALSHRVWLQMELSNPLMLAAMVLIAAGFTMRHTRFGKTGVMVLSAILLGFGVFFIRRFAEVLGETGQLPIYIVAWTPPLAAILLALGLLLHTEDG; this comes from the coding sequence ATGATCCTGCACCTCTATATCGCGAGGCGGTTTCTCCGCGCGTTCATCATTGTGCTCGGGGTCTTTATCTCGATCCTCCTCCCGATTGATCTAGCCGAGCAAATCCGCCGGATTGGCAATCCAGACGCGGGATTTGGTGCCGCGCTCGAGCTCGCGCTGCTGAACACACCTGGTACGCTTTATGAAATGCTGCCGCTTTTCATTATGTTGGCGACCTTGTTTCTGTTCTTGGGCCTTGCTCGGACCTCCGAGATGGTGGTGATCCGTGCCGCCGGTCGCTCGGCGCTCCGCAGTACGATGTCGCCGGTGATCGTGGCGATCTTGCTGGGCATTCTTGGCATCATGGTGATCAACCCGATTGTCGCCGCGACCGAGCGGCAATATGCGCAGACCGTCTCTCGGTATCAGACCGGTGAAGCGCAAACAGTTTCGATCAGCGCGGAGGGCTTGTGGCTGCGCCAAGGTAGCGAAGCGCAGCAAACGGTGATCCGGGCGGAACGGACCAATGCCGACGGTACGGTTCTGCAAAACGCCAGTTTCTTTGCCTTCGATGAAGATGGCGCCATGCAAAGCCGAATTGATGCGGACATAGCGCGTTTGGAGCTGGGCGCGTGGGAGCTGGAACAGGTCAAAATCTGGCCTCTTGCCGGGAGCAGCAACCCCGAAGCCCAAGCTGAGACGCAGGCCCGCTTCACACTCGCCTCAACCCTGACTCGCGAACAAATTCGGGACAGTTTCGGCAGCCCCTCCACCGTGCCGATCTATGAATTGCCGCGTTTCATTGAGCAGCTGAACACTGCTGGGTTTGCCGCGCTGTCGCATCGGGTTTGGTTGCAGATGGAGCTGTCAAATCCGCTGATGCTGGCCGCGATGGTTTTGATTGCGGCGGGCTTCACCATGCGGCACACGCGATTTGGCAAGACCGGCGTGATGGTGCTGTCGGCCATCTTATTGGGCTTCGGCGTCTTTTTCATCCGCCGCTTTGCCGAGGTCTTGGGCGAAACCGGGCAATTGCCGATTTACATTGTTGCCTGGACCCCACCGTTGGCCGCAATTCTCTTGGCGCTCGGGCTCTTGTTGCATACGGAGGACGGATGA
- a CDS encoding LPS-assembly protein LptD, producing the protein MSAIRQILAVLAVLAASGLGQSVAQDTAALPATLIADSIDFDGASQVVVASGSVEVFYQGSRLRAQSVRYDGTNDMLAVEGPLTLTEANGRTVFLAEFAELSGDLQDGILQSARLVLDRQLQIAATEINRSDGRYTQLYQSVASSCEICADNPTPLWEIRARRIVHDQLERQLYFEDAQFRALGIPIAYIPRLRLPDPTLERARGFLAPSISSDDLIGTGIRLPYFIPLGDHADLTLTPFLTIGDSQSLEARYRQAFHNGFIEANGALTWDNLTDDDQRGYIFADGYFLLPRDFRFDFEIDAVTDRTYLLAYGFSEQDRLDNRLTLSRARRDEYIEAGFSYFSSLREGDDNRILPNQALNAEYTRRYTPPVVGGIASLGFSGHTHYRIDDTDMIGRDVGRLSANADWRRDWVLPAGLLLAVETELNADYYAIQEDSSFADQETRFAPAAAVELRWPWARTSMRGVTHLIEPTIQLAWSDDNGAVVPNEDSAVVEFDEANLFSLNRFPGRDGFETGTRLNVGLTYTRTDPLGWSLGVTVGRVYRDTAPGQFTPGSGLDGVQSDWLLAAHLGLGQDLSVINRALFDDTFDFTSNELAVTWRGDAHNLTSSFTWLLADPAEGRPRDMAEWALDAGYDFDNAWAAQASWRYDFVADEATRAGLALTYATECVDVEFSLSRRFTTSATLEPSTEFGITVALNGFGATRDGRRYDRSCHR; encoded by the coding sequence ATGAGCGCGATCCGCCAAATTCTAGCCGTCCTTGCGGTCTTGGCCGCGTCCGGGCTTGGGCAAAGCGTGGCGCAAGACACCGCCGCCCTGCCCGCGACCCTGATTGCCGACAGCATTGATTTTGACGGCGCGAGCCAAGTGGTTGTGGCCAGCGGCAGTGTCGAAGTGTTCTATCAAGGCAGCCGGCTTCGTGCGCAGAGCGTGCGGTATGATGGGACCAACGATATGCTGGCAGTCGAAGGGCCGCTCACGTTGACCGAAGCCAATGGGCGGACGGTTTTCCTGGCTGAGTTTGCCGAACTGTCCGGCGACCTCCAAGACGGGATATTGCAATCGGCACGTCTGGTCTTGGACCGGCAATTGCAGATCGCCGCGACCGAGATCAACCGATCTGATGGCAGGTATACCCAGCTTTATCAAAGCGTTGCATCCTCTTGCGAGATTTGCGCGGACAATCCGACACCGCTCTGGGAGATTCGCGCCCGGCGGATCGTGCATGATCAATTAGAGCGCCAGCTCTATTTCGAAGACGCACAGTTTCGCGCCTTAGGCATTCCAATTGCCTATATCCCACGGTTGCGTTTGCCGGACCCGACCTTGGAGCGGGCGCGCGGGTTTCTGGCACCTTCGATCAGTTCCGATGATCTGATCGGGACGGGCATCCGCCTGCCCTATTTCATCCCATTGGGCGATCATGCGGACCTGACACTCACCCCATTTCTGACGATCGGTGACAGCCAATCGCTCGAGGCCCGCTATCGTCAGGCCTTCCATAACGGGTTTATCGAAGCGAACGGCGCACTCACCTGGGATAATCTGACCGATGATGACCAACGCGGTTATATCTTTGCGGACGGGTATTTCCTGCTGCCCCGAGATTTCCGCTTCGATTTTGAGATCGATGCCGTCACAGATCGCACCTATCTCTTGGCATATGGCTTTTCCGAGCAAGACCGGCTGGACAATCGCCTGACGCTGAGCCGGGCACGGCGCGATGAGTATATCGAAGCGGGGTTCAGCTACTTCTCCTCGCTCCGCGAGGGCGACGACAACCGCATCCTGCCCAATCAAGCGCTGAATGCGGAATACACTCGGCGTTATACGCCGCCAGTCGTTGGCGGGATCGCGTCGTTAGGCTTCTCAGGCCATACACATTACCGGATCGACGATACCGATATGATCGGGCGCGATGTGGGGCGGCTTTCGGCCAATGCCGATTGGCGGCGCGATTGGGTTTTGCCGGCCGGACTGCTCCTAGCCGTCGAAACCGAACTCAATGCCGATTACTACGCGATCCAGGAAGATAGCAGTTTTGCCGACCAAGAGACACGCTTTGCCCCTGCAGCCGCGGTCGAACTCCGTTGGCCTTGGGCGCGGACCAGTATGCGCGGCGTAACCCATCTGATCGAGCCAACCATACAGCTTGCCTGGAGCGATGATAACGGCGCGGTGGTTCCCAATGAAGACAGCGCGGTCGTCGAGTTTGATGAGGCCAATCTCTTCTCGCTGAACCGCTTTCCAGGACGCGACGGGTTTGAGACCGGCACACGATTGAACGTCGGTCTGACCTACACCCGCACCGATCCCCTGGGCTGGTCGCTTGGCGTCACCGTGGGGCGGGTCTATCGCGACACCGCGCCGGGGCAGTTTACGCCTGGCTCGGGGCTTGATGGCGTCCAGTCCGATTGGCTGCTCGCGGCGCATCTGGGCCTTGGTCAAGACCTCAGCGTGATCAACCGGGCTCTTTTCGACGATACGTTTGATTTCACCTCAAACGAATTGGCTGTAACTTGGCGCGGCGATGCCCATAATCTGACGTCGAGTTTTACCTGGCTTCTGGCAGACCCGGCAGAAGGGCGCCCACGAGACATGGCCGAATGGGCACTCGATGCGGGCTATGATTTCGACAATGCTTGGGCCGCCCAAGCCAGTTGGCGCTATGATTTTGTGGCGGATGAAGCGACACGGGCTGGCTTGGCGCTGACCTATGCCACGGAATGTGTGGATGTAGAGTTTTCCCTCTCGCGCCGCTTTACCACCTCGGCTACGTTGGAGCCGTCAACCGAGTTTGGCATAACCGTCGCATTGAATGGCTTTGGGGCCACGCGAGACGGGCGCCGCTATGACCGTAGCTGCCATAGATAG
- a CDS encoding peptidylprolyl isomerase → MSGCKLEAGARFGLSATPTDIEAGMAEFAARANLEPEQFIQAIAARGVEAETFRDFVAAGVTWRNVLRARFGPRAQVSEEEIDRALTLSGSTGGARILLAELVIPLTPQNQDDVRTQIQGLSENLDGDIGGFSAAARRLSAAGTARAGGSLGWRPLSSLPPGLRSLVLTLGPGDVTDPVPLGPAIAIFQLRDFEETDFVTPVVTAVEYATIPVTDGLSEATALRDEIDTCEDLYGVRPDGFTRISQLIDEVPGNVALELARLDDNEMSFGLTGQGGEVSRVLMLCGRSTELPEGGREQVREVLFQQRLESYANGFMAELRAEAIITEDE, encoded by the coding sequence ATGAGCGGTTGCAAGCTGGAAGCGGGGGCGCGATTTGGCTTGAGCGCGACGCCGACGGATATAGAGGCCGGAATGGCGGAATTTGCGGCGCGGGCAAACTTGGAACCCGAGCAGTTTATTCAAGCGATTGCGGCGCGTGGCGTCGAGGCCGAGACTTTTCGCGATTTCGTTGCAGCCGGTGTGACCTGGCGAAACGTGTTGCGGGCCCGGTTTGGACCTCGCGCGCAAGTCAGCGAAGAGGAGATCGACCGGGCGTTGACGCTCAGCGGCTCCACCGGTGGAGCGCGGATTTTGCTTGCAGAGCTCGTCATTCCCCTCACGCCGCAAAACCAAGATGACGTACGCACGCAGATTCAAGGCCTGTCTGAAAACCTTGATGGCGATATCGGCGGGTTCTCGGCCGCGGCGCGGCGGCTATCTGCGGCGGGCACTGCGCGGGCCGGTGGCTCGCTTGGCTGGCGCCCTTTGTCCAGCCTGCCACCCGGATTGCGCTCTTTGGTTTTGACGCTCGGGCCGGGCGATGTGACCGACCCTGTCCCACTCGGCCCCGCGATTGCGATCTTCCAGCTGCGCGATTTTGAAGAAACCGACTTCGTCACGCCCGTCGTGACGGCGGTCGAGTATGCGACAATTCCGGTAACCGATGGGCTTTCCGAGGCAACGGCCCTGCGCGACGAGATCGATACATGCGAAGATCTCTATGGCGTGCGCCCCGATGGGTTTACTCGGATCTCGCAACTGATCGACGAGGTGCCCGGCAATGTCGCGCTGGAACTGGCCCGATTGGATGATAACGAAATGTCCTTTGGCTTGACCGGTCAAGGCGGCGAGGTCTCGCGAGTTCTGATGCTCTGCGGCCGGTCGACCGAGCTGCCCGAGGGCGGGCGGGAGCAGGTGCGTGAGGTTCTGTTCCAGCAGCGCTTGGAGAGTTACGCCAACGGGTTCATGGCCGAGTTGCGCGCCGAGGCGATCATTACGGAAGACGAATGA
- the pdxA gene encoding 4-hydroxythreonine-4-phosphate dehydrogenase PdxA — protein MSTAPIALSSGEPAGIGPEIAAKAWAELGARLPFFVIGDPAHFAGFGVPVEVIRTAGDADHVAGHALPVLAQEFPAAAVPGCPNPANAQAVIDVIATGVDLVMRGAASALCTAPIHKKALKDGAGFPYPGHTEYLAHLAGVDRVVMMLACDALKVVPTTIHNALADVPGALSRALLMDTIRITHAALRQDFGVDAPRIAVTGLNPHAGEGGTMGGEEIALITPVLEALRAEGLAVTGPHSADTMFHAEARAGYDAAVAMYHDQALIPIKTLDFAGGVNVTLGLPFIRTSPDHGTAFDIAGTGKADPTSLIAALKMAEKMARARAA, from the coding sequence ATGAGCACGGCACCGATTGCGCTAAGCTCGGGTGAGCCAGCCGGAATTGGACCTGAGATCGCCGCCAAGGCTTGGGCGGAGCTTGGCGCGCGGTTGCCGTTTTTTGTGATTGGTGACCCGGCGCATTTTGCCGGGTTCGGTGTTCCAGTTGAGGTCATTCGCACGGCAGGTGATGCCGATCACGTAGCAGGCCATGCGTTGCCGGTTCTGGCGCAGGAGTTCCCGGCCGCCGCTGTACCGGGTTGCCCCAACCCGGCCAATGCCCAGGCGGTGATTGACGTGATCGCAACCGGCGTTGATTTGGTGATGCGGGGCGCGGCTTCGGCGCTCTGCACCGCCCCGATACATAAGAAGGCGCTGAAAGATGGCGCGGGGTTCCCATATCCCGGCCATACGGAATATCTCGCGCATTTGGCAGGCGTAGATCGTGTGGTGATGATGCTGGCCTGCGACGCGCTCAAAGTGGTGCCGACGACGATCCATAATGCCCTGGCCGATGTCCCAGGGGCGCTGAGCCGCGCGCTTTTGATGGATACGATCCGGATCACCCACGCCGCCCTACGCCAGGATTTCGGCGTGGACGCGCCGCGCATCGCCGTCACGGGACTCAACCCGCATGCGGGCGAAGGCGGCACGATGGGCGGTGAGGAGATCGCTCTGATCACGCCGGTTCTGGAGGCGTTGCGCGCTGAAGGGCTGGCGGTCACCGGCCCGCATTCCGCCGACACGATGTTTCATGCGGAGGCGCGCGCCGGGTATGATGCGGCAGTGGCGATGTATCACGACCAGGCGCTGATCCCGATCAAAACGCTGGATTTCGCGGGCGGGGTGAATGTGACCCTCGGGCTGCCATTTATCCGCACCTCCCCCGATCATGGCACGGCCTTCGACATAGCCGGCACCGGCAAAGCCGATCCAACCAGTCTGATCGCGGCTCTGAAAATGGCCGAGAAAATGGCCAGGGCGCGAGCGGCGTGA
- a CDS encoding DUF4167 domain-containing protein has product MRSSKNRSRSKGNRNRSVGNIVNRVFDSSGPEGKVRGTPQQIIDKYNQLARDAQLSNDRVATENFQQHAEHYTRMLSEAQREMEAKREAQEAQQNQQREQRQQNQQRHDEAAQQNQQRADDSAAQNTKPTASAPQAELQPGEGAQPDASFDAVIDAAPEGESGLVETPESAPKPKRSRTRRPRKAEAETDSPPAEPTPDNPQEAAE; this is encoded by the coding sequence ATGAGATCATCTAAGAACCGCTCGCGGTCCAAGGGCAACCGGAACCGGTCCGTTGGCAATATCGTCAACCGGGTGTTTGACAGCTCGGGTCCTGAGGGCAAGGTGCGCGGCACCCCGCAGCAGATTATCGATAAATACAACCAGTTGGCGCGCGACGCCCAACTCTCCAATGACCGGGTCGCGACCGAGAATTTCCAACAACATGCCGAGCATTACACCCGCATGTTGAGCGAAGCGCAGCGCGAGATGGAAGCCAAGCGCGAGGCGCAAGAGGCGCAGCAAAACCAGCAGCGCGAGCAGCGTCAGCAAAACCAGCAGCGCCATGACGAGGCGGCGCAGCAAAATCAGCAACGCGCCGATGACAGCGCTGCACAAAACACCAAACCGACCGCCAGCGCCCCGCAAGCAGAGCTTCAACCGGGCGAAGGTGCACAACCCGATGCCAGTTTTGACGCGGTGATCGATGCGGCGCCCGAAGGCGAGAGCGGCTTGGTCGAGACGCCAGAAAGCGCCCCCAAGCCCAAACGCAGCCGGACCCGGCGCCCGCGCAAGGCAGAGGCCGAAACCGACAGCCCGCCAGCGGAGCCAACCCCCGACAATCCGCAGGAAGCGGCTGAGTAG
- the prmC gene encoding peptide chain release factor N(5)-glutamine methyltransferase: MSVQAALNAGRDRLRAAGIEGAEKDARWLMAAALGLTPDRVILHLRDPLSEEVEFFYENALGRRLAREPVSHILGGRWFYGRWFHVTADVLDPRPETEILIEQALRHPFKEVLDLGTGTGCILLSLLAERPEATGIGTDISPQAFAIAEWNAAEFNVGDRLALIESDWFSAVGGRFDLIVSNPPYIAAVEMAALAPDVRDYEPHGALTDGADGLSAYRAIAAAAPGHLTPDGRVLVEIGPSQGRAVSDLFAEAGLSEITVTPDFDGRDRVVGGTWHGPS; the protein is encoded by the coding sequence GTGAGCGTCCAGGCCGCGCTGAATGCGGGCCGGGACCGATTGCGCGCGGCGGGTATTGAGGGCGCGGAGAAAGACGCACGCTGGCTGATGGCCGCGGCTTTGGGGCTGACGCCGGACCGGGTGATCCTGCATCTCCGCGATCCGCTCAGCGAAGAGGTTGAGTTCTTCTATGAGAATGCCCTAGGCCGACGGCTGGCCCGCGAACCGGTCAGCCATATCCTCGGCGGGCGCTGGTTTTACGGCCGCTGGTTTCATGTGACGGCGGATGTGTTAGATCCCCGCCCGGAGACCGAAATCCTGATCGAGCAAGCTTTACGCCACCCGTTCAAAGAGGTGCTCGATCTGGGCACCGGCACCGGCTGTATCTTGCTGAGCCTTCTGGCAGAGCGCCCGGAGGCAACCGGGATTGGTACGGATATCTCACCCCAAGCGTTCGCGATTGCTGAATGGAACGCGGCGGAATTCAATGTCGGCGACCGGCTTGCCCTGATCGAATCCGATTGGTTCTCTGCCGTTGGGGGGCGGTTCGATCTGATCGTCTCAAACCCGCCTTATATCGCGGCGGTCGAGATGGCTGCGCTGGCTCCCGATGTACGCGATTACGAACCCCATGGCGCGCTCACCGATGGGGCCGATGGCCTCTCCGCCTATCGCGCGATTGCGGCGGCTGCACCGGGGCACCTGACCCCCGACGGGCGCGTGTTGGTGGAGATCGGGCCAAGCCAGGGCAGGGCAGTCTCAGATCTCTTTGCCGAGGCCGGGCTGAGCGAGATCACGGTTACCCCCGATTTTGACGGGCGGGATCGCGTGGTCGGCGGCACGTGGCACGGGCCGTCTTGA